Proteins found in one Erythrobacter sp. KY5 genomic segment:
- a CDS encoding exopolysaccharide biosynthesis protein, with the protein MATQDTKAPNSIADVIDGLDELASSEEEVKVADVLDKFGSRSFAPVMLVLALLEISPVGIIPGVPSFLALCIALIAAQLLAGREHIWVPKWVAQRSVASSKMDKATTKLEGPAETLDGVAKERLEVLAQGPAIRVAAAIIILLCFLVPPLEVLPWASAGPMLAISIICLALMVRDGLAMLIAWMLAFGAVGGLATWYLGSDAAGSGFLPF; encoded by the coding sequence ATGGCCACGCAAGACACCAAAGCCCCGAACTCGATCGCCGACGTTATCGACGGTCTCGATGAACTCGCCAGCAGCGAGGAAGAGGTCAAGGTCGCCGATGTACTCGACAAGTTCGGGTCACGCAGTTTTGCGCCTGTCATGCTGGTGCTCGCGCTTCTGGAGATCAGCCCCGTCGGGATCATTCCCGGCGTGCCAAGCTTCCTTGCACTTTGTATCGCGCTGATCGCGGCGCAGCTGCTGGCAGGTCGCGAGCACATCTGGGTTCCCAAATGGGTTGCGCAGCGATCGGTAGCTTCTTCCAAGATGGACAAGGCAACCACGAAACTCGAAGGGCCTGCCGAAACACTCGACGGGGTTGCCAAGGAGCGGCTCGAGGTTCTTGCGCAGGGGCCTGCAATCAGGGTTGCCGCTGCGATCATCATCCTGCTTTGTTTCCTTGTTCCCCCGCTCGAAGTACTCCCGTGGGCGAGCGCCGGCCCGATGCTGGCGATCAGCATAATCTGTCTTGCACTCATGGTGCGAGACGGTCTGGCAATGCTCATCGCCTGGATGCTGGCATTTGGCGCTGTTGGCGGTTTGGCCACGTGGTATCTCGGTTCCGATGCCGCCGGCAGCGGTTTCCTGCCCTTCTAA
- a CDS encoding MaoC family dehydratase, which yields MAGKFFDEWQVGDELEHDIRRTVTETDNLLFSTMTHNPQPLHLDVEAAKASGFGQILVNSTFTFSLLVGLSVGDTTLGTLVANLGFDKVVTPNPVFIGDTLRARSSIKELRESKSRPNAGIVTFTHELLNQRDEVVCRCERTALLQKKQ from the coding sequence ATGGCAGGCAAATTCTTCGATGAGTGGCAGGTCGGCGACGAACTGGAGCACGACATCCGCCGAACGGTGACCGAGACCGACAACCTGTTGTTCTCGACCATGACCCACAATCCGCAGCCGCTTCACCTTGATGTAGAGGCCGCGAAAGCGAGTGGGTTCGGGCAGATACTGGTCAATTCGACCTTCACTTTTTCGTTGCTGGTCGGATTGTCCGTTGGCGATACGACGCTCGGAACGCTCGTCGCCAACTTGGGCTTTGACAAGGTGGTCACACCCAACCCGGTCTTCATCGGTGACACGCTTCGTGCGCGCAGCTCGATCAAGGAACTGCGCGAGAGCAAATCGCGCCCGAATGCGGGTATTGTGACGTTCACGCATGAGCTGCTCAACCAGCGCGACGAGGTTGTCTGTCGCTGCGAACGCACCGCGCTGTTGCAGAAAAAGCAATAA
- a CDS encoding CaiB/BaiF CoA-transferase family protein — MSNAAGPLVGLKVIEFAGIGPGPHVAMLLADLGAEVVRIDRPGAMSLNPVVERARNRVTVDLKTDEGKAFCRDAASKADVLIEGLRPGVMERLGLGPDELIAENPRLVYARMTGWGQDGPLASAAGHDINYIAITGALDAMGENGKPPVPPQNLVGDFGGGSMYCAFGIMAALYERERSGKGQVVDAAIVDGVTSLMSFFFGQAKGAVRTTERGKGLLSGAAHFYRCYECADGKEISLGSIEPQFYAEMLARAGAPQELAQGQMNPANWGEYSEKLAALFKTKTQAEWNELLEGTDACYGPVVGLDDVREHPHMKARKAYIKHDGDWHPAPAPRFDRTPGAVRSSADDGADVVARWTKG; from the coding sequence ATGAGCAACGCCGCCGGACCTCTGGTCGGACTGAAAGTGATCGAGTTTGCCGGGATCGGGCCGGGGCCGCATGTTGCGATGCTGCTGGCCGACCTTGGCGCAGAAGTGGTGCGGATCGACCGTCCCGGCGCGATGAGCCTCAACCCTGTTGTCGAGCGCGCGCGCAACCGCGTGACCGTCGATCTCAAGACCGATGAGGGCAAGGCGTTTTGCCGCGACGCGGCGAGCAAGGCCGATGTCCTCATTGAAGGCCTGCGACCTGGCGTGATGGAGCGGCTGGGACTTGGGCCCGATGAGCTTATCGCCGAAAACCCGCGGCTGGTTTATGCGCGGATGACCGGCTGGGGTCAGGACGGACCTCTGGCGAGCGCCGCAGGACACGACATCAATTATATCGCGATCACAGGCGCGCTCGATGCGATGGGCGAGAATGGCAAGCCGCCGGTGCCGCCGCAGAACCTCGTCGGCGATTTCGGGGGCGGTTCGATGTATTGCGCTTTCGGGATCATGGCCGCGCTGTATGAGCGCGAACGCTCGGGCAAGGGACAGGTGGTCGATGCGGCAATTGTCGATGGTGTCACCAGCCTGATGAGTTTCTTCTTCGGGCAGGCCAAGGGCGCTGTGCGCACGACCGAACGCGGCAAGGGCCTGCTCAGCGGCGCAGCGCATTTCTACCGGTGCTACGAATGCGCGGACGGCAAGGAAATCTCGCTCGGCTCTATCGAACCGCAATTCTATGCCGAAATGCTGGCCCGCGCAGGCGCGCCGCAAGAGCTTGCGCAGGGCCAGATGAACCCGGCCAATTGGGGCGAATACTCCGAAAAACTAGCCGCGCTTTTCAAGACGAAGACGCAGGCTGAATGGAACGAGCTGCTTGAGGGGACTGACGCATGTTATGGCCCCGTCGTCGGGCTCGATGACGTGCGCGAACATCCGCACATGAAAGCACGCAAGGCCTATATCAAGCATGACGGTGACTGGCATCCCGCGCCTGCGCCTCGCTTCGACCGCACACCGGGAGCGGTGCGATCAAGCGCCGATGACGGCGCTGATGTGGTCGCTCGCTGGACCAAGGGATAA
- a CDS encoding glucuronosyltransferase, with protein MTQSSVKVLAAASGGGHWEQLMLLRDCLEAYDLRFATTDPAVAKQHGIETVDTLPDCNQNKPLQSLLCAFRALLIVLKHRPQVVLSTGAAPGYFCLLAGRLLGARTLWIDSVANAEQLSMCGKLSRRTAHECITQWEHLADGSAVKYRGAVL; from the coding sequence GTGACACAGTCCAGCGTGAAAGTGTTGGCGGCAGCTTCGGGTGGCGGCCACTGGGAGCAATTGATGCTTCTGCGCGATTGCCTGGAAGCATACGATCTGCGCTTTGCGACAACCGATCCCGCGGTCGCAAAACAGCATGGCATCGAAACCGTCGACACACTGCCCGATTGCAACCAGAACAAGCCGCTTCAGTCGCTTTTGTGTGCCTTTAGGGCGCTCTTGATCGTTCTCAAACACCGCCCGCAAGTTGTCCTGTCGACGGGGGCTGCGCCGGGGTATTTCTGCCTTCTTGCCGGACGCCTATTGGGCGCTCGCACACTCTGGATCGACAGCGTTGCCAATGCTGAACAATTGTCCATGTGCGGGAAGCTGTCGCGGCGCACAGCGCATGAATGTATCACGCAGTGGGAGCACCTCGCTGACGGCAGCGCAGTCAAGTATCGCGGAGCGGTACTGTGA
- a CDS encoding glycosyltransferase: MILVTVGMQLGFDRLIKAMDALTPSLGMPVIAQTGRSSYQPANMEAREKIAPSEFERLVDESRVIVSHAGIGTVLTAQRLSTPIVLFPRRFDFAEHRNDHQVATVRNLEGRPGVLIALEEKHLASRIAQGLEMANTGTALSPTKARLQSAIVSFIETGNI, from the coding sequence GTGATCCTGGTCACGGTCGGAATGCAGCTGGGCTTCGATCGACTGATCAAGGCGATGGACGCGCTCACGCCGAGCCTTGGCATGCCCGTCATCGCGCAAACCGGGCGCAGTTCCTATCAGCCCGCCAATATGGAAGCGCGCGAGAAAATCGCCCCCTCCGAATTCGAACGGCTGGTGGACGAGAGCCGCGTCATCGTCAGCCATGCCGGGATCGGCACCGTGCTTACCGCGCAGCGGCTTTCAACTCCGATAGTTCTGTTCCCCAGACGATTTGATTTCGCAGAGCATCGCAACGATCATCAGGTCGCAACCGTCCGCAATCTTGAGGGTCGACCGGGTGTCCTGATCGCTCTGGAGGAAAAGCACCTCGCCAGTCGCATTGCCCAGGGCCTGGAAATGGCGAATACCGGCACGGCGCTTTCTCCGACCAAGGCCAGGCTTCAGTCGGCAATCGTAAGCTTCATAGAAACCGGTAATATCTAA
- the wecC gene encoding UDP-N-acetyl-D-mannosamine dehydrogenase: MNAPFDTASAIGPNAATQPAPDHQVVVVGLGYIGLPTAAVLASHGWNVCGVDVSEKVVETVNAGGVHIEERDLDRLVREAIESQRLTASTEVPTAHFYMIAVPTPLSDENTPDISYVEAAARAIAPKILPGACVIVESTSPVGTTERVGQIIAEARPDLQVPVYGSQQGGDIALAYCPERVLPGKIVRELVHNDRVIGGITPDCAKRAAALYSSFVEGDCLITNARVAETVKLTENSYRDVNIAFANELSVIADDLGVDVWDVIALANRHPRVNILQPGPGVGGHCIAVDPWFLVSSSPKAARLIRTAREVNDFKATYTERRIRGLLDAVPGGKVALLGLAFKPDIDDFRESPALEIALSLAKTRGQRILVVEPFADDLPKGFAGTGAQLVQLDEALATAEVIVVLVDHTAFKHLLPADLAGKLVFDTRGMLKE, encoded by the coding sequence ATGAACGCCCCTTTCGATACCGCCAGTGCCATAGGCCCTAATGCGGCAACCCAGCCTGCACCCGACCATCAGGTCGTGGTCGTCGGACTGGGCTATATTGGTCTGCCGACTGCCGCTGTTCTTGCAAGCCATGGCTGGAATGTGTGCGGGGTCGATGTATCTGAAAAGGTTGTCGAAACTGTCAATGCCGGAGGCGTCCATATCGAGGAACGCGATCTCGACCGGCTGGTGCGTGAAGCCATCGAATCCCAGCGCCTCACCGCCTCAACCGAAGTGCCTACCGCGCATTTCTACATGATTGCGGTGCCGACCCCTCTCAGTGACGAAAACACGCCCGACATCAGCTATGTCGAAGCCGCAGCCCGCGCGATTGCGCCCAAAATACTGCCCGGGGCCTGCGTGATCGTTGAAAGCACATCGCCGGTCGGTACGACGGAAAGAGTCGGGCAGATCATTGCCGAGGCGCGTCCCGATCTGCAGGTCCCGGTCTACGGATCTCAGCAGGGCGGCGATATTGCGCTCGCTTACTGTCCCGAACGCGTTCTGCCGGGCAAGATCGTGCGCGAACTCGTTCACAATGACCGCGTAATCGGTGGCATCACACCTGATTGCGCCAAACGTGCAGCCGCCCTTTATTCGAGCTTTGTCGAAGGCGATTGCCTTATCACCAATGCCCGCGTTGCCGAGACGGTCAAACTCACCGAAAACAGCTACCGCGACGTAAATATCGCATTTGCCAATGAACTCAGCGTGATTGCCGATGATCTGGGGGTCGATGTCTGGGATGTCATTGCGCTCGCAAACCGGCACCCGCGAGTCAACATTCTACAGCCCGGCCCAGGGGTCGGGGGGCATTGCATCGCGGTCGATCCGTGGTTTCTTGTTTCTAGCTCTCCGAAGGCTGCGCGGCTCATCCGCACAGCGCGCGAAGTGAACGACTTCAAGGCAACCTATACCGAGCGGCGGATCCGCGGTCTGCTGGATGCTGTTCCCGGCGGAAAGGTTGCCCTGCTTGGCTTGGCATTCAAGCCGGATATCGACGACTTCCGCGAAAGCCCTGCCCTCGAAATCGCCCTGAGCCTTGCCAAGACACGCGGTCAGCGCATTCTGGTGGTTGAGCCATTTGCAGATGATCTGCCAAAGGGCTTTGCCGGGACCGGGGCGCAACTGGTGCAACTTGACGAAGCGCTCGCCACCGCTGAAGTCATCGTTGTGCTTGTCGATCATACAGCCTTCAAACACCTGCTCCCGGCGGACCTCGCGGGCAAGTTGGTCTTCGACACGCGCGGAATGCTCAAGGAATGA
- the wecB gene encoding non-hydrolyzing UDP-N-acetylglucosamine 2-epimerase, with the protein MSPPGGKPRILVTFGTRPEAIKMSPVVAALRASNAFDVKVAVTAQHREMLDQVLELADITPDIDLDLMEPGQSLDALSSRIITRFGQALDTAQPDRVLVHGDTLTTMMATLACYFRRIPVGHVEAGLRSGNIYSPWPEEVNRKVTGAVADLHFAPTSSAADALRAENVAESTIHVTGNTVIDALLETRAKIRVNPALAPIVGHLAARFEGRRIICVTAHRRENFGDGMKQIAAALTKLASRGDVAIIYPVHPNPNVADVMKSSLGDIPNIALIDPLDYPNFVAMMELSEIVLTDSGGIQEEAPSLGKPVLVMRDTTERPEGVEAGTAKLVGANTQRIVAEASALLDDGAQYNAMAQAHNPYGDGLASKKIADIVADRHAHG; encoded by the coding sequence ATGAGCCCGCCGGGCGGGAAACCGCGTATTCTTGTGACCTTCGGGACCAGACCTGAAGCGATCAAGATGTCCCCGGTCGTCGCGGCCCTTCGCGCCTCGAACGCATTCGATGTGAAAGTCGCCGTTACGGCCCAACACAGGGAAATGCTCGATCAGGTGCTTGAACTTGCGGATATCACGCCGGATATCGACCTCGACCTGATGGAGCCGGGACAGAGCCTGGATGCCCTTTCCTCAAGGATCATCACGCGATTTGGGCAAGCGCTCGATACAGCGCAGCCCGACCGAGTTCTGGTACATGGCGACACTCTGACCACCATGATGGCGACGCTCGCCTGTTACTTCCGCCGCATCCCCGTCGGCCATGTCGAGGCAGGGCTTCGCAGCGGCAACATCTACTCGCCATGGCCAGAGGAAGTGAACCGCAAGGTAACGGGCGCGGTGGCCGATCTGCACTTTGCTCCGACCAGTTCGGCAGCCGACGCGCTTCGTGCAGAAAATGTCGCTGAGAGCACAATTCACGTTACCGGAAACACTGTTATCGACGCGCTGTTGGAAACCAGAGCCAAGATCAGGGTCAACCCCGCACTCGCCCCGATCGTCGGGCATCTCGCAGCAAGGTTCGAGGGCCGCCGGATCATCTGCGTCACGGCCCACCGGCGGGAGAACTTTGGCGATGGCATGAAGCAGATCGCAGCAGCGCTAACCAAGTTGGCATCACGCGGCGACGTAGCGATCATTTATCCGGTCCACCCTAACCCCAACGTGGCTGACGTGATGAAATCGAGCCTCGGTGATATTCCTAACATCGCTCTGATCGATCCGCTCGACTATCCGAATTTCGTCGCGATGATGGAGCTAAGCGAGATTGTGCTCACCGATTCCGGGGGCATTCAGGAAGAAGCCCCAAGCCTCGGGAAACCTGTGCTGGTTATGCGGGACACGACAGAGCGCCCGGAAGGTGTAGAGGCAGGGACTGCAAAGCTTGTCGGCGCAAACACGCAGCGCATCGTCGCGGAAGCTTCAGCCCTGCTTGACGATGGCGCGCAATACAACGCCATGGCGCAGGCCCATAACCCCTATGGTGACGGCCTCGCCAGCAAGAAGATTGCCGACATCGTCGCGGACCGCCACGCACACGGCTAG
- a CDS encoding polysaccharide biosynthesis/export family protein — protein MTLQKSFSKRLGAVTVVASVALAGCASTPEPIIGPASTQARTDLGQAGYSYTRATTYMLRPSDKISVNVFREPDLSIENVRLGVDGAVSLPMLGTIPASGMTAKQFEEDVSRRLLAAGLRSPMVSVNIAEYASHLVTVEGAVEEPGVFAFQPGSRLSAAIAMAKGPTNVAKKEQVAVFRESPEGIMIAKFDYEQVSQGTMLDPVLQPGDRVVMGTNGLSVFYQNLLQALPAFGVFGVAAVR, from the coding sequence GTGACTTTGCAAAAATCATTCAGCAAACGCCTCGGAGCAGTCACCGTCGTGGCTTCTGTCGCTCTTGCGGGCTGTGCATCCACGCCTGAGCCGATCATTGGACCGGCTTCGACACAGGCGCGCACCGATCTTGGTCAGGCTGGTTACTCTTACACTCGCGCAACCACGTATATGCTGCGCCCCTCGGACAAGATTTCGGTGAACGTTTTCCGCGAACCGGACCTGTCGATTGAGAATGTGCGCCTTGGCGTCGATGGGGCGGTTTCACTGCCCATGCTCGGCACGATCCCGGCTTCCGGCATGACCGCAAAACAGTTCGAGGAAGACGTCTCTCGCCGTCTTCTCGCTGCGGGCCTCCGTTCACCGATGGTCAGTGTGAATATCGCTGAATACGCATCGCACCTCGTGACGGTCGAAGGCGCGGTCGAAGAACCCGGCGTTTTCGCGTTCCAGCCCGGCTCGCGTCTCTCCGCCGCGATTGCGATGGCCAAGGGACCGACCAACGTCGCGAAGAAAGAACAAGTGGCTGTTTTCCGTGAAAGCCCGGAAGGCATCATGATCGCCAAGTTCGATTACGAACAGGTGAGCCAGGGCACCATGCTTGACCCCGTGCTCCAGCCGGGCGACCGCGTGGTTATGGGCACGAACGGCCTGTCCGTATTCTACCAAAACCTGCTGCAGGCACTGCCCGCATTTGGCGTCTTCGGTGTCGCTGCAGTCCGGTAA
- a CDS encoding polysaccharide biosynthesis tyrosine autokinase, whose amino-acid sequence MNDRSIIDPSEPDGRGTWLETYLPEHQMVPAEPRQQLISLATVRGILFRQRWLLVGVILSALTVGLIMTLLSTPMYQATAKVSVEPYGAFILEGQDVEQGIASNQVGEFLATQVELIKSRSIAEVVVKERNLGERYDLLGQDIDQRRSPDMTDEQWLEAKEAIATSILVRGVTSEIPATSWVIPIGFRSDNPTLAAEMANAYADAFISSETRETIEGNEYAIEYLRDQIEIVRGRLEEAERSANTYARNTGIVVQPVTSADGLTQSNSTLTNVNLASINQRFADARAARIAAEQKWRSMEGLPAAQLPEVQNNPVLQGLITNRTGKLAELAELRQRYSDEFPQIQNLIAQIEILDAQIERSSADIKSTVRNAYIVARNQEQALQAELGSLSSSSMAEQDEMVQLGALEREANALREQLQSLLARFNQISSAATANSGTMTKIESALVPGRPYAPSLIQNLGLSLVLGIGLAAGLAVLREMFDDRVRSLDEVEQKIDLPLIGHTPHVDERDIDSESSNNFTSLMEAYASIKAAIEFSLPRSRNVLQLTSTHESEGKSTTAVVLAELFARSGRRTLLIDADLRRPSVATLLELERPKVGLVEVLMGHATLEETVVKGVHDNLEVLPIGAIPPNPAEILSSDEMVQFIEKVRHEYSLVLFDSCPVLGLADAPTLARNVDGTIFVLEANKVPFAQARNAVKRLRSAGANVLGLILTKYRALEAGQGYGYQYNYYEYGSDK is encoded by the coding sequence ATGAACGACCGCTCTATTATCGACCCGTCCGAACCGGATGGCCGTGGCACTTGGCTTGAGACCTATCTGCCTGAACACCAGATGGTCCCGGCTGAGCCGCGTCAGCAGCTTATCAGCCTGGCGACGGTGCGTGGCATCCTTTTCCGGCAACGGTGGCTTCTGGTCGGTGTGATCCTGTCGGCGTTGACCGTCGGCCTGATCATGACACTGCTGTCAACGCCGATGTATCAAGCCACCGCCAAGGTCAGCGTCGAGCCATATGGCGCCTTCATTCTTGAAGGTCAGGATGTCGAGCAGGGGATCGCCAGCAACCAGGTCGGCGAATTCCTCGCAACGCAAGTCGAGCTGATCAAGAGCCGCAGCATCGCAGAGGTGGTCGTTAAGGAGCGGAACCTCGGCGAGCGCTACGACCTGCTTGGACAGGATATCGACCAGCGCCGCTCACCTGACATGACCGATGAGCAATGGCTCGAGGCCAAGGAAGCGATAGCGACGTCCATTCTTGTCCGGGGCGTTACATCGGAAATTCCTGCGACGAGCTGGGTCATCCCGATCGGATTTCGCTCGGACAATCCAACTCTCGCGGCAGAGATGGCCAACGCCTATGCAGATGCGTTCATTTCGTCCGAAACCCGCGAAACTATCGAGGGTAATGAATACGCGATCGAATATCTGCGCGACCAGATCGAAATCGTTCGTGGCCGACTGGAAGAAGCAGAGCGTAGCGCTAACACCTACGCAAGAAACACCGGCATCGTGGTGCAGCCGGTCACTTCTGCTGACGGTTTGACTCAGTCGAATTCCACACTCACCAACGTCAATCTCGCAAGCATCAACCAGCGTTTCGCCGATGCGCGCGCAGCCCGTATCGCTGCTGAGCAGAAATGGCGTTCGATGGAAGGCCTGCCCGCAGCGCAGCTTCCCGAGGTTCAAAACAACCCTGTCCTGCAGGGCCTCATCACGAACCGTACCGGCAAGCTCGCGGAATTGGCCGAATTGCGTCAGCGTTACAGTGACGAATTCCCTCAGATCCAGAACCTGATCGCGCAGATCGAAATCCTCGACGCGCAGATTGAGCGCAGCAGTGCGGATATTAAATCGACCGTACGCAACGCCTACATAGTCGCGCGCAATCAGGAGCAAGCGCTTCAAGCTGAACTGGGATCGCTTTCGAGCAGTTCGATGGCTGAGCAGGACGAGATGGTTCAGCTGGGCGCGCTTGAACGTGAAGCGAACGCGCTGCGTGAACAGCTTCAATCGCTGCTTGCACGTTTTAACCAGATCAGCAGTGCGGCAACTGCCAATAGCGGCACGATGACCAAGATCGAAAGTGCGCTCGTACCCGGCAGACCGTATGCGCCCAGCCTGATCCAGAACCTCGGGCTTTCGCTCGTTCTGGGTATTGGCCTTGCTGCCGGTCTCGCGGTACTTCGCGAGATGTTCGACGACCGCGTCCGGTCGCTTGATGAGGTAGAGCAGAAAATCGACCTGCCGCTTATCGGGCATACCCCGCACGTGGATGAGCGAGACATCGATTCCGAAAGTTCGAACAACTTCACTTCGCTGATGGAGGCCTATGCGTCGATCAAGGCAGCGATCGAGTTCTCCCTTCCTCGCAGTCGTAACGTCCTCCAGCTGACATCGACACACGAGTCCGAGGGTAAGTCGACCACCGCGGTTGTGCTTGCCGAACTGTTTGCCCGCTCAGGGCGCCGGACGCTTCTCATTGATGCCGATCTTCGCCGCCCATCGGTTGCGACCCTGCTTGAGCTTGAACGGCCCAAGGTAGGCCTCGTCGAAGTGCTCATGGGCCACGCCACTCTCGAGGAGACAGTCGTCAAAGGCGTACATGACAATCTCGAAGTTCTGCCCATCGGGGCGATCCCGCCCAATCCGGCCGAGATCCTTTCCTCGGACGAAATGGTCCAGTTCATCGAGAAGGTCCGCCACGAATATTCGCTGGTCCTGTTCGATTCATGCCCGGTTCTGGGGCTCGCTGACGCTCCAACGCTGGCGCGCAACGTCGACGGCACGATCTTCGTTCTCGAAGCGAACAAGGTACCGTTCGCGCAGGCTCGCAACGCGGTGAAGCGCTTGCGCTCAGCGGGAGCAAATGTGCTCGGTCTGATCCTGACCAAGTACCGCGCGCTCGAGGCTGGCCAAGGCTACGGTTACCAGTACAACTATTACGAGTACGGTTCGGACAAGTAG
- a CDS encoding glycosyltransferase family 2 protein → MTQVRPFTLIIPAHNEEAVIARCLATATDSMAPGDPMEVIVAANGCTDGTVAIAKASAPSAQVLALPEGSKTGAINAALRIASHAPVIILDADVECNHTSLAALADALHAPGVMTAAPAIRLNLDRCNWFVKAYYRAWAQQPYAKAGKGGAGCYGLSRAAIDQIGEFPPIIGDDIWIHTRFADDTKRMITQTPLGDPVFSIVRPPRTASQQIKVEARRQIGNSEVRQNHPSSFMTSLAGQQGLSVALRSGASPIDLAVFYSMKVLARLQARLDAWRGRGASWTRDLTSRQA, encoded by the coding sequence GTGACCCAAGTCAGGCCCTTCACGCTGATAATTCCGGCGCATAACGAAGAAGCTGTCATCGCCCGTTGCCTTGCAACAGCGACTGACAGCATGGCGCCCGGCGACCCAATGGAGGTTATCGTCGCGGCCAATGGCTGCACCGACGGCACAGTTGCAATTGCCAAGGCGAGCGCTCCCTCTGCGCAGGTTCTGGCTCTTCCGGAGGGCTCCAAGACAGGCGCGATCAACGCCGCTCTTCGCATCGCCAGCCATGCGCCGGTTATCATTCTCGATGCTGACGTTGAATGCAATCACACGTCTCTGGCTGCGCTTGCCGACGCGCTGCATGCCCCAGGGGTGATGACTGCGGCTCCCGCCATCAGGCTCAACCTCGATCGATGCAACTGGTTCGTGAAAGCCTATTATCGGGCGTGGGCGCAGCAGCCCTACGCCAAGGCCGGCAAGGGCGGCGCAGGTTGTTATGGCCTTTCCCGGGCTGCGATTGATCAGATTGGCGAGTTTCCGCCGATAATCGGTGACGATATCTGGATCCACACCCGATTTGCCGATGACACCAAGCGCATGATTACCCAAACGCCTCTAGGCGATCCGGTGTTTTCAATCGTCCGCCCTCCGCGCACCGCCTCTCAACAAATCAAGGTCGAGGCGCGCAGGCAGATCGGCAACAGCGAGGTCCGGCAAAACCATCCAAGTTCATTCATGACCAGTCTCGCAGGTCAGCAGGGATTGAGCGTGGCGCTTCGTTCGGGAGCATCGCCGATTGACCTAGCTGTCTTCTACTCGATGAAAGTGCTCGCGCGGCTTCAGGCCCGCCTTGATGCGTGGCGGGGCCGGGGCGCCTCATGGACCCGCGACCTCACTTCCAGGCAAGCATGA
- a CDS encoding glycosyltransferase family 2 protein — MAPSSHSKSASEEPSISVLVVAYNSTDVIDACLRSIEPASINQSFEVLFVDNGDGSTEAQVKDTFPWVRIVPSQGNVGFAAGNNLLASQARGEYLLLLNPDAELEAGALDALMEGARKHNEAAAWGGVTLNRDAQPDLSNTVCLPSLGEMASRVIGRSSAAGAIHQDFTRDTRVEVLSGSFVMFSRSAWDEVAGLDASYFLYSEEVDLFYRLGQRGYSFWRIGKARGYHDLGHGEPLSEMRLLYRAAGTMQFARLHWRKLDQVLAFLLLWAGAWQRYLVGLLIGRWKPHYRLVGTSHRSIALRPWLWRHGYHPEKGLLARTRIHRD; from the coding sequence ATGGCCCCCTCATCTCACTCAAAATCTGCCAGCGAAGAACCGTCGATCAGCGTTCTGGTTGTCGCCTACAATTCTACCGACGTGATCGACGCTTGCCTCCGATCAATTGAACCTGCCAGCATCAACCAAAGTTTCGAAGTCCTGTTCGTAGACAATGGCGACGGGTCGACCGAAGCTCAGGTGAAAGACACATTTCCCTGGGTTCGCATCGTGCCCAGTCAGGGCAATGTCGGCTTTGCTGCGGGAAACAACCTGCTCGCATCGCAGGCAAGGGGCGAATATCTGCTCCTACTCAATCCGGATGCCGAACTTGAGGCAGGCGCGCTCGACGCGCTCATGGAGGGCGCCCGCAAGCACAATGAGGCAGCTGCATGGGGTGGGGTTACTCTCAACCGGGATGCGCAGCCCGATCTCAGCAACACCGTTTGCCTGCCCTCCCTTGGCGAGATGGCAAGCCGCGTCATCGGTCGATCAAGTGCTGCTGGCGCGATCCATCAGGACTTTACGCGCGACACCCGTGTCGAGGTCCTAAGCGGCAGCTTTGTCATGTTCTCGCGCAGCGCTTGGGACGAGGTCGCTGGCCTCGATGCGAGCTACTTCCTCTACAGCGAGGAAGTCGACCTGTTCTATCGGCTTGGCCAGAGAGGCTACAGCTTCTGGCGAATTGGCAAAGCGCGAGGCTATCATGACCTTGGTCATGGCGAACCGCTTTCCGAGATGCGGTTGCTCTATCGCGCTGCGGGAACCATGCAGTTTGCGCGTTTGCACTGGAGAAAGCTGGACCAGGTGCTTGCATTTCTTCTGCTGTGGGCTGGAGCCTGGCAGCGTTACCTCGTTGGGCTGCTGATTGGCCGATGGAAACCACACTATCGTCTTGTTGGGACGAGCCATCGCTCTATCGCATTGCGACCTTGGCTTTGGCGGCATGGCTATCACCCTGAAAAAGGCCTTCTCGCCCGAACTCGTATCCATAGAGACTGA